One window of the Rosa rugosa chromosome 3, drRosRugo1.1, whole genome shotgun sequence genome contains the following:
- the LOC133735196 gene encoding protein WUSCHEL-like has protein sequence MYSSIFTSSHLMTQEPRTLQLMELQTPQQMEPQQQQPTEEGGNTQAAGSSANMDFWRSRTRWIPTPEQIRILKDLYYVKGFKCPSTEHIHEICLQLNQYGHVEGKNIYFWFQNVRAREKQMNRCNQAAPVPMGTSSLGTGGSIDLNFGSTGSTGAGGSIDINFGPAGGSIDINFGSTSSTDDGRSIDLNFGSTYSTGGQTSLQQRGGDHQEVQTLPLFPVHGEDVFGNLKTTSEEGSAFGYYSGGSGGYHSGSNVSLELSLNPSGAAD, from the exons atgtattcctcgatattcacatcctctcacctcatgacccaagagccacgaactctgcaactaatggagctccaaaccccgcaacaaatggaaccacaacaacagcaaccaacagaggagggaggaaacacccaagcagctggaagtagtgccaacatggatttctggcgaagccgtaccagatggattcctactccagaacaaataagaatcctcaaggatctttactacgtcaagggatttaagtgcccatctacagagcacattcacgagatctgcctccagctgaaccagtatggacatgttgagggtaagaacatttacttttggttccagaacgtcagggctcgagagaagcagatgaataggtgtaatcaggctgctccagtgcccatgggaactagttctcttggtactggtggatccatcgatctcaattttgggtccactggttctactggtgctggtggatccatcgacatcaattttgggccagctggtggatccatcgacatcaattttgggtccactagttctactgatgatggtagatccattgatctcaactttggttccacctattctactg gaggacaaacatccctacaacaacgaggaggagatcaccaggaggttcaaactcttcctctgttccccgtgcacggcgaggacgtctttggtaacctgaagactacttccgaggaaggtagcgcatttggttactattctggtggctcaggcggttaccacagtggctcaaacgtttctcttgagctcagcctcaacccatccggagctgctgactag